A region of the Vallitalea okinawensis genome:
ATACGCATAAAGACATATCTAAAGTAAGAAAAATTTTAAAGAGAATTAAGAGTCGAATTGATTACGTTATTCATTTAGGTGATCACATTAATGATGCATTGGACTTGTCTTATGAGTTCCATGATTTGCATTTTGAGTGTGTTGCAGGGAATTGTGATTGGTTCAGTAATGAAGATAATGAGAAATGTATCTATATAGATGATAAGAAATTCTTCATTACCCATGGTCACCATTATGGGGTTAAGGGTTCTACACAACGAATAGCTCTTCATGGTAAAAAGCTAGGAGTTGATGGTGTTCTTTTTGGGCACAGCCATGTACCTGTTAATGATTGGGTAGATGACCTTTTTTTAATGAACCCAGGTAGTTTAACCCAACCCAGAGGGTATGAAGGACCTTCTTATGGTATTATTACAATAGTGAACGGCAAGATAGAAGGGCAAATAATTGAATATAATAAAATATTTAAATAAATATCTTTAAAAACTATTGACTTTTTAGTGGATTTTTTATATAATGTTCTTCGTCCTTTAAAAAAATAATCAATCGGGGTGTGGCTCAGCTTGGCTAGAGCGCTTGATTTGGGTTCAAGAGGTCGCAGGTTCGAATCCTGTCACCCCGACTTTAATATTATGCGGGTGTAGTTCAATGGTAGAACACCAGCCTTCCAAGCTGGATACGTGGGTTCGATTCCCATCACCCGCTTTATTATGTGCCTGTAGCTCAGCAGGATAGAGCAGTGGCCTTCTAAGCCACGTGTCCGGGGTTCGAATCCCTGCAGGCACGCCATATTACACAAGGGTACTTTATTTAAAGCTAAGTTATCACCTAGCATAAAACTCAAGGTTTCATAACCTAAAAAAATCTAATGGGTAGTCGCCAAGCGGTAAGGCACAGGACTTTGACTCCTGCATCCGCAGGTTCGAATCCTGCCTACCCAGTTCGTTGTTTGAATTCTTTGATTCAACAACATGGAATTATTTTTATTATACTATTATAAATTATATGCGGATGTGGCGGAACTGGCAGACGCACTAGACTTAGGATCTAGCGCCTTTGGCGTGGGGGTTCGACTCCCTTCATCCGCACCACACCTGCGGGTGTAGTTCAATGGTAGAACACCAGCCTTCCAAGCTGGATACGTGGGTTCGATTCCCATCACCCGCTTCAATATCTTCAAATACTCATACATCATAAGAGAATGACTTAGGTCATTCTCTTTACTTATATTCTTATTTATTTGATTGATCTAATGTTGCCAATGCTTGATTCGTATAGCGATAGTCTTCAGTCACCTCTTCGCCAAACCAATCAGGCGCTTTAAATGCTTTGGCCTCATCGACTGAAGAAAATTCAACCTCAACATATTTCAAAGGTGCTAGTTCTCCTTCAAAAAGATCAAGTTCAGCAATTAATCCACGTTCAAGAGGAATCTCATATCGTTTTTTTTCAATCAGACGACCTTCCTTTTTGGCTATCAAACTTTCGTACTCGTCAATATTTATTGGCATCTCAAGTTCATGACGTAATAGACCACCTTTAGATTTAAGGGTTAAGATATATTGATTATTTCTTTTTCTTATGCGAATCGTAGGCGTAGTGTGGATATACGCTTGTTGAATAGTGGAATAAGTATATTGATCTAACTCAAAGGGGATTTCTTCAACTATAAATTTTCTTTCGATTTCCATCAGTGACTGCTCCTTTCACAACTTCTAGTAGTATAATATCCCAATGCTTAATAATATTCAAGTTAAGTAACAGAATTTTAAATAGATCACAAGGCTGGTATCCATATTATTTTTTAACTAAATGGGTGGAGTTATTCTTTGGGGTGCAAAGATTAGAAATATTTTGCAAACTAAAAAAGTAGTCATAAGGCAAACTAACCTTACGCTACTTCTTATGACTTGTTCAGTAATATTCATTACAATTTTATATAGGAGAAAAGTGTACGGATATTTGAAGAGTTAAAAATATCAGTCTCGATCGTATTGGATGCTTCTAGGACTTTATTAACAGGAATATCATAGATATAACTTACATCTTCAATACTATAGTTATTAAAAGTTTTACGCTCAAGTTCTCTATTGAACAACTTGCAAATTGGGCTTGAACCCTTTTTCATGATCATAAAGAAAGTCATTTTATTTAACTGTGTTATGTTTTCTTCAGATACAATACTATGTATTTCTAATTCAGAAATAGATAAAAGTTGTGCTAAGGAATTAACTGTAATTGGATCTTGAGCCTTGATAAAGACATCTATCTGTTGAAGCTGAGGTTCTATCATTTCCTCATAATGTTGTAAATATGTCATATTGTCATAACCTCCGATGTTTGAATCAAGTTAATTATATCAAAAAAAATGATTAAATTCATTTGTAATAGTTGGTATAAATAAAAACATGAATAAAAGAAGAGAAAAATCAAATAATAGGAACATGGAGGTGAAACAAGATGGCAAACACTAATATGACTAATCATACTGATAGTAATAGTCCAGCATACAAAAGTAGTGCTGCAAGAGAAGCTTTAAACCAATACAAATATGAGGTAGCTAATGAATTAGGTGTAAACTTAAAGCAAGGTTACAATGGCGAATTAACTTCTCGTGAAGCTGGTTCTATCGGCGGCGAAATGGTTAAAAGAATGATTCAATCACA
Encoded here:
- a CDS encoding CYTH domain-containing protein, whose protein sequence is MEIERKFIVEEIPFELDQYTYSTIQQAYIHTTPTIRIRKRNNQYILTLKSKGGLLRHELEMPINIDEYESLIAKKEGRLIEKKRYEIPLERGLIAELDLFEGELAPLKYVEVEFSSVDEAKAFKAPDWFGEEVTEDYRYTNQALATLDQSNK
- a CDS encoding metallophosphoesterase family protein, translating into MKVLVISDTHKDISKVRKILKRIKSRIDYVIHLGDHINDALDLSYEFHDLHFECVAGNCDWFSNEDNEKCIYIDDKKFFITHGHHYGVKGSTQRIALHGKKLGVDGVLFGHSHVPVNDWVDDLFLMNPGSLTQPRGYEGPSYGIITIVNGKIEGQIIEYNKIFK
- a CDS encoding alpha/beta-type small acid-soluble spore protein, translated to MANTNMTNHTDSNSPAYKSSAAREALNQYKYEVANELGVNLKQGYNGELTSREAGSIGGEMVKRMIQSQEQKMSGQ